DNA sequence from the Chthonomonadales bacterium genome:
AAGCACCTCTTCGACAACCGCTACGGCACCGGCCAGAGCACCATCGACGGCATCATTCGGGCCACCAACCGTCTGCTGGCGGGGAGTTGCTTCGTGGTCGCCGGGTATGGCTGGTGTGGGCGCGGGCTGGCGATGCGGGCCCGGGGAATGGGAGCGCGCGTTCTCGTCACCGAGGTGAACCCCACACGGGCGCTCGAGGCGTTGATGGACGGCTTCGAGGTGATGCCGATGGAGCAGGCGGCCGCCATCGGCGACCAGTTCTGCACGCTCACCGGCGACCTCCACGTGCTGCGCCCCGAGCACTTCGCCCGCATGAAGGACGGCGCGATCATCTCCAACTCGGGCCACTTTAACGTCGAGATCGACCTGGACGGCCTGAAGGCGATGAGCACCGGGTGCCGCGCGGTACGCGACTTCGTCGACGAGTACACCCAGACCGATGGACGTCGCCTCTACGTGCTCGGCGAGGGCCGCCTGATCAACCTGGCGTCGGCCGAGGGGCACCCCGCGAGCGTGATGGACATGTCCTTCGCCAACCAGGCGCTCTGCGCCGAGTACATGGCGCGCCACGCCGGCGAGCTCTCGCGCAGCGTCTACCCGGTGCCGCCGGAGATCGACCAGGAGATCGCCCGCCTCAAGCTCACCGCGATGGGCGTGGCGATCGACACGCTCACCGAGGAGCAGAGGCGGTACCTGGCCTCCTGGGAGACCGGAACCTAGCCATGCGCCGGCCCACCGGCGCCGCCGCGCGCGCCGGTGGG
Encoded proteins:
- a CDS encoding adenosylhomocysteinase, translating into MSYDVKDLGLAAKGRLRIEWAEMEMPVLRLIRHRFEKERPLEGLSLAACLHVTTETANLAITLKAGGASVALCASNPLSTQDDVAAALVEEYGIATFAIKGEDNATYYRHIHAVLDSRPQLTMDDGADTVGVIHSERTELIDGIIGGTEETTTGVIRLRAMASEGVLRYPIVAVNDADTKHLFDNRYGTGQSTIDGIIRATNRLLAGSCFVVAGYGWCGRGLAMRARGMGARVLVTEVNPTRALEALMDGFEVMPMEQAAAIGDQFCTLTGDLHVLRPEHFARMKDGAIISNSGHFNVEIDLDGLKAMSTGCRAVRDFVDEYTQTDGRRLYVLGEGRLINLASAEGHPASVMDMSFANQALCAEYMARHAGELSRSVYPVPPEIDQEIARLKLTAMGVAIDTLTEEQRRYLASWETGT